DNA from Sorangium aterium:
GTGAACGTTCCGTGGTGGCCCGCGGCTCGCTTGGGCGGCGCACATGCGAACACATCATCTCGCCTCAGTGATGCTGATCTCCCTCTCGTGTGCGCTCGGTGCTGCATCGTGCGCCCTGAGCCCGGGAGCGACGTGGGAGACGGACGACGACATCGAGGCCTGGATCGCGGCCATGGCCGGCGGTGTGCGGGCCAGCCAGCAGGACTTGGATGACTCGGAAAGCCTCGAGTTCTTGGCAACACCAGCGGCGACGGATGTAACACCGGATGCGGCTCCGCGCGGCAGATGCGAGGACGCCTGTATGGCCTACTATGAGGTCATCGACAGGTTCTGCTCACAAGTTCCAGTGAAGTGGAAGATTCGCTGCCATCTCGCGAAAGCTTCTGGAAACGCTGCATGCCACGCGCGTTGTCCCTGACGACCCGGTTGACGAGCTGGAGGGAGATCGGGTGCTATGATGCCAGCATGGACATCATCGGCGAACGGAAAATCGTCTTTCAGCCGGCCGGAGCGGAGCATGGGCGCGAGATTTCCCTTCACGTCGGCCGACCTCAACAACGGTCGGATGACGGATGGGAAGTCCAGATCGACATCTTGGATCCAGAGAAACCGTGGAAACTGCCGCCGGTGTGGGGAACCGACGGGCTAGGCGCGGTCATCCTCGGCATCTTCGCGCTCTCCAAGTACGTCGAGTGGTACACCATGAGGGGGCGGCTGACGTTGCCCGAACACGGAGAGACCGTGTTCCCCGAATGGGCACTCCTGCTGGAGGCGAGCACGCCGCCGGCTCCTGTCCCGGGAGCGGCGCCGGAGCCGGACGGTGGGGCAGAGGGTTAGGATCGCGCTCTACTCGCCTCCCTCGGTCAGTCACGCCAACGAGTTCCCCGTGGCCTGGTGGTCTACTCATGAACTCGCACGCTCCTCGCCGCTCGGCAACGAGATGACCGCCAAACCGCCGGGCGTCCGCCTGCGCCGTCTCGCCCGGGCGCTCGGGCTGGAGATCTGCGCGGCCCGCGGCAGCGCGGGAGCGCGTCCTCGCGAGCACCGACCCGGCGGAGCTGGACCGCTGGCTCCGCCGCGCCGGGGTCGTCAGCGATGCCCGGGAGCTCCTCGCTACGACCGGCTCCTGATACCGTCCGTCATGGAGACGTCGAATTTTATCCCGCCCCTGACTGCTGAGACCCTTCCGTGGAGCTCGACCTTATTTCGAATCGGGCTCACCCCGTGGGAGCCTGCGTTGTAAATTGTTCGCGTGCAGATTGGAAGCGAAACGACCACGTGAGCGACATAGGACGCCAGAGATATACATGGCTTTCTGATTGCGGGCGGAACATGGCGCTCAGCATGCCGTCTTCGGATGCGATGAACACAAGCGATTCCGGCGAACGGAAGGCGAAGGTGGCTGCCGAGTTGTGACGTGTTCCGAGATGCTTGATGGGATTAGGTGTGGGGATACTAGCTGCTTTCTCTGTGTCCGCGCGGAGGGCGTCTACTATGTGGAATTCGTCGGTGGTACGAAGTATTCTTGCACCGAATGCCGCGATAGTGAGATCTGTGCGCAGGACGAGAGCACCATCAACAGACGCGAGGTTGGCAGCAAAGTCTGTTGCATCTTCGAGCATGCGAAGCGCTTCTAGCTCCCGCTTAATCTCGCGATGCTTGCGCTCGATCTCAAGATGTTCTTGCCGTTCGGATTCGGTCTCCTTGGCATGCAGCGCCTTGACGACCGCTGGAATATGGATGCGCGAAGTTGCAAGGTCACGTCCGCCAAGCTGATGAACCGCGTCCAGTAGATTGGTGCCTCCAGAGTCGATCCGGTAGCCGCCCTCGAGCAGGTCGCTGCACTCCGTGTCACCTTGTATAATGATGATTCCGCCGTGGCCGCGATCCAACAAGCTAAGTAGCGTATGGCGTACTACTTGTTCGTAATCTGCTTCATCTAGTTTGCTATTCGTGGCGAGGTTTGATAGCTGCCTGGATACGGCAATCGGCTTAGACTTGTTGAATTCTTCGTGGTCGATGATTGTTCCACCAGTGAGAGACGAAACGTAGCTGTTCCCGATGTTGACTCGCAGTTGGCCTGGGCCATTCACTTTTATGACCAGGCACTGCCATGGAGTGAGTCGCACGGGGTAGCGTTCTCCACGGCTATGACGGTGTTCGTTTCGGCTGGTTCTTACCACGCCGACGATCTTCAAAGATTCATTGATGGCTTCGACGGCAATAACACTGTAATTCGGGTTGGCTGCGTGCGCTAGCTTGGCCACTGCGGCCACGCTGAAGTCGATGGGCTGCGCGAAAATACACGGACACCATACGTCTAGGCCACTTTGAGAGGATTGTAGTGTGTCTCTATCTACAAAAGCGACCGCGAACTTCAGATCGCGTCCCTCTTCTTTGGTAATGCTGGCGTAGAAGGCAACTAGGATGAGTTCTTGTAGTTCCTTTGTGCTAGGGGCGGGGTCGACGTCGCCATTGAGTAGCAGAGAAGTCAGGTGTTCTGCGAATTTTTCCGGCGTGACAACGTGCGTCATTGGTCTTGCGCTCCACGTCTCTGCTCTTGAACCTCAACAGTGATAGCAAGAAACGTTGAGAGATGTCGATGCTCGGTCGCTGCCGACTAATGTCCGGGCGGCGCCGAAGGACGCTCCGGCGGCTGCTCCTTCTCGTCCGGGTGGGGCGCGTCCTCAGCCAGGCCACCCGGCTGCCGGCCCGTCAGAGCACGATCCACGTCGCGCCGTCGCTCACCAGGCGGATGGTCACGTTGGGGTATCCGTTCCGCGCGACCTGCTGGCCCGTGCTCTCGAGGAACTCGATTTCCTCCTCCTTCCCGGCGATCTTCTTGATCACGACCTCGGCGTCGACGTTCCCGGCGGTCGGCGGGAGCCGGATCGTCACCGGGTCGGGCGCATCGACTCGCACGAATTCGCCCGGTCGGGTTATGTAGGTGTTTGTGACCACCGGACCGACCAGCCATACCCCCGGGATGAACACATCGGTCCGGTTCTCGGCCGGGCTGTCGGTGACCACCGCCTCGACGAAGTTGAGCGCGGGGTGCTCCGGCAGCTCGACCCCCGCGGCGAAGATGCGGCGGACGCCAAAGAACAGCGTGTCGATCCAGCGAGCAGGCCTTGCTCGACCAGCTCGAACGCGCGCGGCGACGGTGAGCTATGTCCGCACCTTTTTCAGCGGAGGATCTTCCCCAACTGCTTTCGCCCGCGGTGCAGCCGCTTGTTCGTCGTGCCTGGATGGGCACCAAACTCTGCTGCGATCTCCTCAGCGGTATTGCCCACAGCGGTGCCCGCGAGCACGGCACGGAGCTCGGGCTCGAGCCGCTCCAGGCAACGAAGCGCCATCCGAGCCTCCACCTGGCCGAAGGGCGATGGTGCATGCCTCGCTCTCTCTGGAGTCGCGAACGCCGCAAGCTCCCTGTACCACCGGTATAGGCGCTCCCGGTAATGGAAGATGTGGTGCCAAGTAACAGCGAGGAGCCAGCTCTGTAGAGCCTTGTTCGGCGGCACCTCCGGACGGGGCCGAAATCCTCCGCCTTCCACGCTGCGCCAGGCGGACAGGAAGATCTCCTGCATGATATCCGGCTGGTCACGAGCGGGTACGCCTAACTGGCGCAACACGGCATGGATCATCCTCGAGTGCCGCATGATGGCCTCGAAGGGAACGTGCACTGCCGGGGGCGCACCCATCTCGACTCGACGTGACGTGCGCCTATGCTCGGCCACGGCTTCCTTGCGTGTCATGGCCGTGCTCATTCTCCTGGTCCGGCGCAGGGCGGATCTCGGCCTGACGTCGCTCAAGAACGCCGCCGTCTCCACCGCTGGCTATCTGTCGCCAGGGCCGCCGCCGATTCAGCGAAGTTGCAGCAGCAGCGCCTCGCGCTCCCGGGCCAGCTGACCCCGAGGGAACTCCATGGCGTGCATGTCGAGCAGGCGTCGCGCCTCGACGTCAGCCCTGGCGTTGTAGGCTTCGACCGCCTTGTGCGCCTGGAGGACCAGGTCCTTCTCGCGCTCGCTCGCGACCGGGCGTACGGCGCGGACGGGCGGCGAGGAACGCGCAGCTGTTGCGGCCGGCGAAGCGGGCTTGCCGTTCATCGCGGCCGGTGCGTGCTCGCCGGGTGCTGGGATGCCCTGCACCGGGCGCGAGGCCGTGGCGACCGCACGGCGTACGTCTGGCTGGTCGAGGGGCGGCGCGGTGTGCTGCTGCGGGGGCGTGGCCGCACCGGCGTGGATCGCTGCCGGCCGTAACCACGGGGCCGTGCTGGCCGAGCCTGACGAGCGTGGAGCTGTCGCGACGACGGCGCCCGTCAGCACGACGAGCGCCGCCTGCGCGAAGACCTTCGCCCCGACCTTCGGCAGGTGCAGCGCGGTCGTCCACGACGGGCGACGGAACAGGCCGAACGCCACCGGGACGCAGGGCTCCTTGTCCCAGCCCCGGAATTCTTGCTGCGCCATCCAGCGCCGCTTCGCCTCGTCCAGCTGCTCGCGTGCCCTGCGGTGCTGGCTCCTCACGGTGTCCAGCTTGAGTCCCTGCTCGGCGGCGATCTCGGCGAGCGACTTCTCCTCGAGCTCGTGCTTGACCAAGAGGTCGTGGTACTTGGGGTCGACCTGCTCGATCAGGTCGCGCATGACGGCTTCCCGCTCCTGCCTCCGGAGCAAGGCTTCCGGGCTCGGTTGGTCCCCGCGGAAGTCGTGCTCGTCGAAGGGGATCAGGACCTCACCCCGACGGCTCGCGTCCCGTAGGTGGCTGCGGGCGAGGTTCAGGGCGATGGTGACGGAGTACGGCGCTGGATCCACGCCCGGCTCGAGCCGCCCTCTCGCCTCCCAGTCCCGTAGGAGCGCTTCCTGCGCGAGGTCCTCGGCGTGTCGCGCGGGGACACCGACCCGCCTGACGAGGCGGCGGAAGCTCGAAGTGGGGGGGAGTTCGTGCTGGCTTGCCCACAGCTGGTAGCACCCCTGAGCTGGCCGGAAGGGTTCAAGAAAGAGCAGGGTGGGTCAACTTTGGTAGGATAATGTGCGCTTGGTGATCTGCGTACCTGGGCGGCTCCACTGCTCGGAGGGTCAACGGGCGCCTTTACGTCGTCGGGCCGATCTTTGCCTGGCAAAACGCTCATTCCCTGCGAATTTCTCGCCGTTGACGCCGCGCGCCGGGCGTAAGTACGTTCGGCGCATGCGTGACGCTGCGCCTTCATTGTTGTTCTTCCTGATGCTTGGCGCCGCTGGTGTCTACACGAGCCCCGCCAGCCCCGAGGACATCTATTCGACGCTGGAGCGAAGCGGCAGCTCGACGGTGAAGGACCATGTTCGCCGTGCGCAGATAGCCCGTGACGCAGGTCGGTGGACCCAGGCACACGCGGCCTACAATGCGGCGCTCGATGCGACAGACCCGGCGTCGAACACGGAGAAGGAGCGCGCGGAGATCGCCGGAGAGCTCGGCCTGTGTGAGCTCGAGCTGCGCAAGTACCGTGATGCTGCCGAGCATCTCGCCTGGAGTCTCGAGCAGCGCAACGTCCTCCCCCTTGAACTACAGCTGCGGTTCGAGGCCGGGCAACGCAAGGCAGCGTCGCATGTCGCGACCCTCTACCTGTCTGTCGACCCGCCGGACGCGGAGGTGCTCATCGACGGCAAGCCCATCAGCGTGCCTGCACGGACCTACAGGCTATTCCTGGAGCCTGGTCAGCACATGGTGCGGGCCCGGTTGGCGGGCCATGAGGAGGCGTTCGCGTCGTTCGACGCGCAGGCCGGGAAGCCGACGACCATCTCGCTGCAGGTACCGCGCGCCGCAGCGCCGGGCATCCCTGCAAAGGGAACCTCAACCATGAGCTCCGCGCGAGGAGCGCAGGCGTCGTCCGTGGCGCCGTCCACCACCGCGTCGACGCTGCGCATCGGCGGCGCGGTCGTGGCGGGGGCAACCATGGCAGCCGGCGGCGGGTTGCTGATCTGGGGTGCCTACACCGAGGATGAGCTCCACGATCGAGCTACCGCGCTGCGTGGCGCAGACGAGGACGCGAGCCGATGTGCCCGCTCGAACGCACCGCGCGCGTGCTCGGAGCTGCGCGACCTGCAAGAGAAGCGCGATCTCCTGAAGAAAGCCGGCTGGGTTACCCTGGTGTCGGGCGGCGCGATCGGTGCGCTGACGCTCGTGTCTCTGCTCGTGGACCGAACCTCACCGTCCAGCGATGGAGTGCGTGTTGTGCCCACGGTGAGCGGGCAGCGCATGGGGCTTATGATGGCGGGTGTGTGGTGACGAACGTGGAGCTTCGGAGCATGGATACCTCATCGAAAGGTCGACGCCGGGTGGCTGTGGCCACCTTGGTGCCTATCGCGCTCGGGTTCGGAGTCGCTTCTGTCGTATACGGGTGTTCCTCCGGTCACGAGGATCCCATCTGTGTCGACGACCCCACGGTGAAGCCTCCGCAAGATGGGTGCGGCCTGTTCGTCAGCGCAAGTCTCGGCGACGACGCGAATCCAGGAACGCGCGCAGCACCCCTGAAAACACTGCGCAAGGCCCTCGAGCTCGTGGAGGAGGGCGGTCACCCCCACCATGTCTACGCTTGCGCTGAGACCTTCGACGAACGTCTCTGGTTCTACGACACGAGTATCTGGGGCGGGTTCGACTGCACGAACGGCTGGCAGCACCTCGGTGCCGATGCGAAGACCGTCATCGCCCCGAATCAGCCCGAGCGTGAAGTCGTGACGTTCGGAGGGCGGGAAGTCACGCTCTCGAACCTGCGGATCGTGGCGCCCGATGGTAACCAGATGGACCGAACAGAAGCGTGCTCGATCGGAATCGTCGCTGTGCGCGATGAGGCCAAGCTCAAGCTCGTGGCGAGCGAGGTCATCACAGGACGGGGCGCGATGCCGGGCGGCAACTCGATCGGGATCTATCTCTCCGCTGGCAGCGAGATCGAGGTGATCGACAGCCGCATCGTCGCAGGTGACGCAGCCGACGGTGAGCCCGGAGCTCCGGCGGAGGACGCAGCGGCGGCCGATGGGCGGCCTGGACACGTTGGAGCCGACGCGTGCACGGTCGATGACGTGACTGCAACCCGAGAGGTCACGACGGAGTGTGACGACGAAACCTCGGTCAGCGGCCAAGGCGGCCCCGGTCTGCCCGATGAGGGCTTCAACGCAGGTTATGGGGAGCCGCTGCCCGACCCGAACCCGACGGGCGCCGGCATCGGGGGTGTCGGTCAGCAAGGAAGCATGGCGTGCACCGACGGCCAGCGCGGCCTCGACGGTGCCGCGGGTGTGCACGGTCAGGGGGCAAGGCTTCCTGGTGTTGTTGGGTGGGTCCGCTCGCTGGGCAAGGGGCAGGACGGGACGCTCGGACGCCCGGGTCAGGGCGGCGGCGGTGGTGGCGGTTCGCGCGGCGGCGCGACCGCCTGTGGCGCCGGGCCGGTCGGGGGGGCGTTCGGCGGCTCGGGCGGTTCCGGAGGTTGTGGCGGCAAGCAGGGAACAGGCGGTTTCGCCGGAGGAGTGAGCGCTGGCATCGTCACAAGAGGTTCGAAGGTCACCATCCGCGGATCGACCCTACAGACCGGCCGCGGCGGTCGGGGCGGCGCGGGAGGGGCGGGACTGCCAGGAGGAAGCGGAGCTCCCGGCGGTGAGGGAGGCGGAGGCGTGCCCGGGGCGCTCCCGGGATGCCGCGGAGGCGATGGCGGCAACGGGGGGCCCGGTGGTGGTGCAGGCGGCGGGCTCGGCGGTCATTCGGTAGCCATCGCGTACCTGGAGACCGCGGAGGTTACGCGCGAGAACGTCCAGGCGACGTTTCTCCTTGGAACTGCTGGGAAGGGGGGGGACGGCGGCGATCCGAATGTCACGGAGAGCAAGGGCGACGATGGCGTGGCGGCCGAGTTCCTGCCGTTTGCGGCCATTGATCCGAACGACCCAGACTCTCATGAGCTGCAGTAGGGGGCGCAATGTGGGAAGAGATGACGAGATGGGAATCGGGCTTCCGCGCGCTGGGTGCTCGGCCTTTGCTGTTCGGAGTCGCTTTGTTCAACGGGAGCGCGGCGCTTGGATGCGGTAGCGAATCGGGGGTGTGGGAACGTTGCGAGGAGACCCTCACATGCGCGCCGGTTGAATCCTGCAACGCGGATCCCGGCAACGCCGATCGTCCGGTCGACTGCGATGGCGTGTATGTGGCAGACAAAGGCGATGATGGTAGGCCTGGCACGTCGAATCTGCCGGTAAAAACGTTTGCGCGGGCGTTCGAGCTTGCCCGCGAGCGTGGCATGCGGGTGTACGCATGCGCCGACACATTCTCTGTCGAAGTCCGTGTGCCGGCAGGAATGGACGTGTGGGGAGGTCTCGACTGCCGCGGTCTGCCAAGTCGTTGGCCGTTGCATCCACTCGGCGAGCTCACCACGATCGCGCCAGGTCCGAACCGGATTCCGCTCACCGTCGTGGATCAGGCGGCGGAGCCCTCACCCGAGGCCGACGTGATCACCACGCTGACGAGAATCCGTATGATCGCACAAGATGCCACCGTGCCGGGCGGCTCCTCCATCGCCATGCGCGCCCTGCCGGGAGTGACGGTACAGCTGCGCTTGAGCGAGGTCGTAGCCGGGGACGGCGCAGATGGAGCTCCTGGCGCGGACGGCGGCGTCGACCCAGCACAAGAGGGGGCACCAGGGAACCCGGGAGCGATGGCGTGCTCTGCCGATACGGTGACGGGAGGGGCGCGAGTCACAACCTCGTGTGACGATGGCATCTCGTCGGGCGGGATGGGCGGTATCGGCACAAATGGTGATGGTGGCGACGGCGAAAGTGGTTCCCCTCTGCCGATCACCAATCCAATGAGCCACGGTCTGGGTGGAGCTGGGCAAGGCATCCTGTCGTGCACAGAGGGGAGGGGCGGGCTGGCGGGGGATGACGGCGCGAACGGGAACGGCGCATCGGGGCCGGGTCGGGTCACAGACACGGGGCTGGAAGGTGGCGCAGGCGAGGATGGCCATGCAGGGCAGCACGGTTACGGAGCCGGCGGTGGAGGTGGCTCGCGCGGCGGCTCAGCGTACTGCGGCGCAGGAGCCGCACAGGGCGGCGCTTCTGGCGGTTCCGGCGGTGCTGGCGGCTGCGGAGGCAAGCCCGGAAAGGGCGGCGGTCCAGGCGGATCCAGCATCGGAATTCTGTCTTACCACGCCAGCGTCCGCGTAAGTAAAACCAGCATCATCACGGGCCGTGGCGGAAACGGTGGACGGGGCGGGGACGGCCAGTACGGCGGCGTGGGTGGGTACGGGGGCACTGGCGGGAGTAACAGAGCTGGATCGCAGCCAGGCTGCCGTGGTGGCGACGGCGGGAAGGGCGGCAACGGGGGCCGGGGCGGTGGAGGCCACGGAGGACATTCACTCGCGGTGGCACATACCGTCGACCAGGGCCCGAACGTCGAGCCCGACTCTCCGATCAAGATCGGCATCCCTGGTGACGGCGGAGGCGCCGGCGATCTGAACGCGAACTCGGGCAAGCCCGGTTCCGCAGCCGTCTCGACGGGCTTCCAGGATTAGAGGCGCGGCGCTCCGAGGGCGCCGGCCCGGCACCGGGCTCCGCCCCACGGCCGATTCCCGGGGCGAACGCCTCGTCGCCAATGCCGTCCAGCCTGGCCTCGCGGCAGCACGGCGAGGCGCCGTTGCGAACCGGCGCGAGCTCGCCCGGCGGACCGTCGCTACGCCGCAGCACGGCGGTGCCGTGCCCAGAATGACGCACACGGAACGAGAGTGCCACACTGGTGGCCCGTCGGAATCAGGTTTCTTCTGACCATATGGCTGCGACGAGCGCACCATTGAGACGCTGGGCATGCGTCATACCGAGCTTCGCCAGGCGCACGTCCGCTCCGTCGGAGACGCGCGCGGCCAAGCAATCGACCAAACGCCGGACCGCACAGCCAATCGATGAGCGCAGCAAACGTCCTCGCTGTGACAGTATCGAGCAACAGGCCCTGCTGTCCCCACTGTGAGCGTATTCCTGCTGAGATTGATGCTGTCTAAGGCGGCTCATCAGGTGTAACGTCGCTGGTGGAGGCGAGCTCTACACCGCCGCCGCCTGACGTTTGCCAGCAGTCAGCATTGGGGGAAATCGATGGAACCTCACGAGACGGTTCTCCAATCGCATCATGGCGAGCTTGCCGCCCTGCGCGCTCGTGTGTCCAGGCTAGAGCAGATCGAGCGGGACCTGCGTGCCGAGCTCAGCCGTACGAACGCGGTGCTACAGGCAATTCCGTACCTGCTCTGCGTCCACGATCCGGTCGAGCAGCGCGCGCTCTACGAGAACCGCTCGCTGGCCCGCGAGCTCGGTTATGCGGCGGACGACGAGGACCTCGGGGGCCTCGATGCGTTCGTGACGCTCGCGCACCCCGACGACCAGACCCGGGCTCGCGAGCAGCTCGATCACGCCGGAGAAGGCCAGGCGAGCGACTCGGCGGAGCTCGCGTATCGGCTGCGCAAGGCGGACGGGTCGTGGTGCTGGGTCACCAGGCGCGAGATCGTCCTCGCGCGCGACGGCGCCGGCAAGCCGCGCCAGGTCATGAGTGTAGTCCAGGACATCACGGGTCGAAAGGACATGGAGGTCGAGCAGCGCCGCCAGGCCGAAGAGCTAGGCGTGTCGAAGACATTGATTGACAATGCGCTAGATGGCATCACATTGACGTCCATGAGCGGGCAGGTCGTCTATGCCAACACCGCCTTCAAGGCGATGAGCGGCTTCGGCGACAGCGCGGTCGGCTGCGGGCTGACCGACTTCTATGCGCCCGAGACCTTCCGCCAGCTCTCCGACGAGGTCTTGCCGACCTTGATGAAGGACGGCGCATGGCGCGGCGTCCTCAAGATCCGGCGCCCCGACGGGAGCGAGTGGATGGGGCAGACCACCGCCTTCGTGGTCGTGGGCCCGGCGGGCGAGCCGACGGGCATGGCGGCGTTCTTCAGGGACATCACGGAGCAGCTCCGGTACGAGGAGGAGACGCTCGCCCAGATGCGGGTGATCCAGGCGCAGCAGGCGGCGCTCCGCGAGCTCGGCACGCCGCTCATCCCGATCGCCGACGGCGTGATCGCGATGCCCCTCATCGGAACGATCGACCGGGAGCGCGCGCAGCAGATCCTGGAGACGCTCCTGAACGCGCTCGGCGAGAAGCAATCGGCCGTGGCGATACTCGATATCACCGGCGTGAAGGCCGTGGACGGAGAGGTGGCCGCCGCGCTGGTCCGCGTCGCGCAGGCGGCGAGGCTGCTCGGCGCCGACGTCGTGTTGTCAGGCGTCCGTCCCGTCGTCGCGCAGGCGCTCGTCGATCTTGGCACAGAGCTCAGAGGGC
Protein-coding regions in this window:
- a CDS encoding RNA polymerase sigma factor, which gives rise to MWASQHELPPTSSFRRLVRRVGVPARHAEDLAQEALLRDWEARGRLEPGVDPAPYSVTIALNLARSHLRDASRRGEVLIPFDEHDFRGDQPSPEALLRRQEREAVMRDLIEQVDPKYHDLLVKHELEEKSLAEIAAEQGLKLDTVRSQHRRAREQLDEAKRRWMAQQEFRGWDKEPCVPVAFGLFRRPSWTTALHLPKVGAKVFAQAALVVLTGAVVATAPRSSGSASTAPWLRPAAIHAGAATPPQQHTAPPLDQPDVRRAVATASRPVQGIPAPGEHAPAAMNGKPASPAATAARSSPPVRAVRPVASEREKDLVLQAHKAVEAYNARADVEARRLLDMHAMEFPRGQLAREREALLLQLR
- a CDS encoding putative sensor domain DACNV-containing protein, with the protein product MTHVVTPEKFAEHLTSLLLNGDVDPAPSTKELQELILVAFYASITKEEGRDLKFAVAFVDRDTLQSSQSGLDVWCPCIFAQPIDFSVAAVAKLAHAANPNYSVIAVEAINESLKIVGVVRTSRNEHRHSRGERYPVRLTPWQCLVIKVNGPGQLRVNIGNSYVSSLTGGTIIDHEEFNKSKPIAVSRQLSNLATNSKLDEADYEQVVRHTLLSLLDRGHGGIIIIQGDTECSDLLEGGYRIDSGGTNLLDAVHQLGGRDLATSRIHIPAVVKALHAKETESERQEHLEIERKHREIKRELEALRMLEDATDFAANLASVDGALVLRTDLTIAAFGARILRTTDEFHIVDALRADTEKAASIPTPNPIKHLGTRHNSAATFAFRSPESLVFIASEDGMLSAMFRPQSESHVYLWRPMSLTWSFRFQSAREQFTTQAPTG
- a CDS encoding RNA polymerase sigma factor: MTRKEAVAEHRRTSRRVEMGAPPAVHVPFEAIMRHSRMIHAVLRQLGVPARDQPDIMQEIFLSAWRSVEGGGFRPRPEVPPNKALQSWLLAVTWHHIFHYRERLYRWYRELAAFATPERARHAPSPFGQVEARMALRCLERLEPELRAVLAGTAVGNTAEEIAAEFGAHPGTTNKRLHRGRKQLGKILR
- a CDS encoding PAS domain S-box protein — its product is MLQAIPYLLCVHDPVEQRALYENRSLARELGYAADDEDLGGLDAFVTLAHPDDQTRAREQLDHAGEGQASDSAELAYRLRKADGSWCWVTRREIVLARDGAGKPRQVMSVVQDITGRKDMEVEQRRQAEELGVSKTLIDNALDGITLTSMSGQVVYANTAFKAMSGFGDSAVGCGLTDFYAPETFRQLSDEVLPTLMKDGAWRGVLKIRRPDGSEWMGQTTAFVVVGPAGEPTGMAAFFRDITEQLRYEEETLAQMRVIQAQQAALRELGTPLIPIADGVIAMPLIGTIDRERAQQILETLLNALGEKQSAVAILDITGVKAVDGEVAAALVRVAQAARLLGADVVLSGVRPVVAQALVDLGTELRGLVTCGTLQSGIAYALKRKARSMTV